In Candidatus Epulonipiscium viviparus, one DNA window encodes the following:
- a CDS encoding ABC transporter substrate-binding protein, protein MKKFWRLILSGIMMASLAGCSADSESGDVVELEFMQWWSTEDGGDSVTSLISEFEAAHPDIKIKLVTLPFGEVRTQAIASRVSKSLPDVIAMNPPWAREFYDLNMIAPLDDLMAADPTFDKSAFMPTSLTPIDGHTYLLPVTTSAFYLYYNDTMFANAGLELPKTWADITSAAKALTDPSKNEYGFTLTLAEQEASNGSILSIYPLLYALNGRTFVDGKFTVETPEMYQVFSLLQQLLDDGSLLPGTTSRSEFQNMELFSVGNVGMMISPDLHMMTITDRNPDLDFGLMPLPTFDGTGQPELRHHGWDIAISSTSEHKEEAWKFISFLTSKENNEKLCDALLKMPSRYDSEITWTDQFPQDLITLDSLNNLNMVEELMLMPNSSACWVALTKAGAAVIQGSMSVEEALASVQTTWNATLNQ, encoded by the coding sequence ATGAAAAAATTTTGGAGACTAATTTTATCTGGAATCATGATGGCTTCTTTGGCCGGGTGTTCTGCTGATTCTGAAAGCGGCGATGTTGTTGAATTAGAATTTATGCAATGGTGGTCGACCGAAGATGGTGGCGACTCCGTAACTTCATTAATTTCAGAATTTGAGGCTGCCCATCCTGATATAAAAATTAAGCTGGTAACTTTGCCGTTTGGAGAAGTTCGTACACAAGCGATCGCTTCTAGAGTGTCCAAATCTCTCCCAGATGTTATAGCAATGAATCCACCATGGGCTCGCGAATTTTATGATTTAAACATGATTGCGCCGCTGGATGATTTGATGGCTGCTGACCCAACATTTGACAAATCAGCATTTATGCCAACTTCTCTTACACCAATAGATGGCCATACTTATTTGCTACCCGTCACTACCTCTGCCTTTTATTTATATTACAATGACACAATGTTTGCCAATGCTGGCCTTGAGCTTCCTAAGACATGGGCCGATATCACTTCGGCAGCCAAGGCATTAACAGATCCTTCCAAAAATGAGTATGGCTTTACTCTTACTTTGGCAGAACAAGAAGCTTCGAATGGCTCTATACTTAGTATATATCCTCTCCTTTATGCGCTTAATGGAAGAACATTTGTTGATGGGAAATTTACTGTTGAAACTCCAGAGATGTATCAAGTATTTTCGCTTCTTCAACAACTTTTAGATGACGGAAGTTTGTTACCCGGCACTACAAGCCGCAGTGAGTTTCAAAATATGGAGCTATTTAGCGTTGGCAATGTTGGAATGATGATTTCTCCCGATTTACATATGATGACTATTACTGACAGAAACCCTGATCTTGATTTTGGACTGATGCCTCTTCCAACATTTGACGGAACTGGCCAACCTGAGCTGCGACACCACGGGTGGGATATAGCTATTTCGAGTACTTCGGAACATAAAGAAGAGGCTTGGAAATTCATTTCATTTTTGACTAGTAAAGAAAACAACGAAAAGCTGTGTGATGCGCTTTTAAAAATGCCTTCCAGATATGATTCTGAAATAACTTGGACTGATCAATTTCCGCAAGATCTTATCACCCTCGACTCACTGAACAATCTCAATATGGTAGAAGAGCTAATGCTTATGCCAAATTCTAGCGCTTGTTGGGTCGCATTAACTAAGGCTGGCGCTGCTGTTATTCAGGGCAGCATGTCTGTTGAAGAAGCTCTTGCCAGTGTTCAAACAACTTGGAATGCTACTCTAAATCAATAG
- a CDS encoding carbohydrate ABC transporter permease has protein sequence MKKIQKNHKLLTNLTPLFFLAPAIILLVAVILYPVCKVIQYSFIDNIINDNYTYVGFDNYITVLTDSRLVPMISFTLLFTIVSVLAHTVIGILCAVQLNVKINPKALAIFRVIYVLPWLFTAAVVAVIWQLMLNPQGVVNSLLSSISGTQVIIDWLGNPTLAVVSLLIINAWRGYPTCMISFLAGLQNIPDSIYEAAQMDGAGKIRQFFSMTLPSLKNVILSVGILDAIWTMNLFPLIWLTTGGGPLGATETLATLIYRLSFVEFQFGPASALAVMGLILSMVGVGIYMKVQRNVD, from the coding sequence ATGAAAAAAATACAGAAAAATCATAAGCTATTAACTAATTTAACGCCTTTGTTTTTCTTGGCACCTGCAATTATATTGCTCGTCGCTGTAATTCTATATCCCGTATGTAAAGTTATTCAATATAGCTTCATCGACAATATCATCAATGATAATTATACGTACGTTGGCTTCGATAATTATATTACCGTATTAACTGACTCTCGTCTGGTACCAATGATTTCTTTTACATTGCTATTTACCATCGTGAGTGTTCTGGCTCATACAGTAATAGGAATTTTATGTGCAGTACAACTAAATGTTAAAATTAATCCCAAAGCACTAGCCATATTTCGTGTAATCTATGTTTTGCCTTGGTTATTTACTGCTGCAGTAGTGGCTGTAATATGGCAGCTGATGCTTAATCCACAAGGCGTAGTCAATTCTTTGCTTAGTAGCATTAGCGGAACACAGGTGATAATTGATTGGCTCGGGAACCCCACACTTGCCGTTGTATCGTTACTCATCATTAATGCCTGGCGAGGCTACCCAACTTGCATGATAAGCTTTTTGGCCGGGCTACAAAATATTCCTGATTCAATTTATGAGGCAGCGCAGATGGATGGGGCCGGAAAAATTAGGCAGTTTTTTAGCATGACATTGCCCTCATTAAAAAACGTTATCTTAAGCGTTGGCATCCTCGATGCAATATGGACTATGAATTTATTTCCGTTGATTTGGTTGACTACCGGAGGCGGTCCGTTGGGTGCAACAGAGACGTTGGCAACTTTGATATATAGACTTTCATTTGTGGAGTTTCAATTTGGTCCTGCTTCTGCATTGGCAGTAATGGGATTAATTTTAAGTATGGTTGGTGTTGGTATTTATATGAAAGTCCAAAGAAATGTAGATTGA
- a CDS encoding class I mannose-6-phosphate isomerase: MSQIDLTKIPHILELNRVKRAYTGGKLLDEWQRLENPQDGNFSEEFLISTVEVTNENKASDEGLSKIILPDGETITLSRLIKGDYLGYLGAKYADQQDVRVSARVGDTTVRHVLQCHPDTEFAQKYLDFPNGKAEAWYIVETRSINGSEPCLYAGFKKGVTKEQWKELFDKQDIPAMLECMHKIPVHKGGMYFVDAGVPHCLGPGSVFLEVHEPCDYTFRVEKYYLPERTFSDYEMHYGLGFEKLLDAFHYDTYTYDEMLAKCALSETNLFKTDKARIDEVVSYAQAKRFKVDKYTFSEAIDVPYFDGHRIAITVKGQCKFNTGEYACTAEQGRGVFLPHGIKNLTLEPVEGETIVLVCYPPAE; the protein is encoded by the coding sequence ATGAGTCAAATCGATTTAACCAAAATTCCACATATACTGGAACTTAACCGAGTTAAGAGAGCTTATACAGGTGGCAAGCTTTTAGATGAATGGCAACGACTAGAAAATCCACAAGACGGTAATTTTAGTGAAGAATTTCTAATTTCAACAGTAGAAGTAACAAATGAAAATAAGGCTTCTGATGAAGGATTAAGCAAGATTATTCTTCCTGATGGCGAAACAATTACACTTTCTAGATTGATCAAAGGAGACTACCTAGGATATCTGGGTGCCAAATATGCCGATCAACAAGACGTTCGCGTTTCTGCCAGAGTTGGCGATACAACTGTTCGTCACGTGCTTCAATGTCATCCAGACACCGAATTTGCACAAAAATACCTCGACTTTCCTAATGGCAAAGCAGAAGCTTGGTATATTGTGGAAACACGTAGCATAAACGGTTCTGAACCTTGCTTATATGCGGGATTTAAAAAAGGCGTTACTAAAGAACAGTGGAAAGAACTATTTGATAAGCAAGATATCCCTGCAATGTTAGAATGCATGCATAAAATCCCTGTTCACAAGGGCGGAATGTATTTTGTAGATGCTGGTGTACCACATTGCCTAGGCCCTGGAAGCGTATTCTTAGAAGTTCACGAACCTTGTGACTACACATTTAGAGTTGAGAAATATTATTTGCCAGAGCGCACATTCTCTGACTATGAAATGCATTATGGCCTAGGATTCGAAAAACTGCTAGATGCGTTCCACTATGACACTTACACTTACGACGAAATGCTTGCTAAATGTGCACTTAGCGAAACCAACTTATTTAAGACTGACAAAGCTAGAATCGATGAAGTTGTGAGCTATGCTCAGGCAAAAAGATTTAAGGTTGACAAATATACTTTTAGCGAAGCTATAGACGTGCCTTATTTTGATGGTCATCGAATTGCAATTACTGTTAAAGGTCAATGTAAATTTAATACAGGAGAATATGCTTGCACTGCCGAACAAGGACGTGGAGTATTCTTACCTCATGGCATCAAAAACTTAACACTAGAGCCAGTAGAGGGCGAAACTATTGTACTTGTTTGCTATCCGCCTGCAGAATAA
- a CDS encoding FGGY-family carbohydrate kinase — translation MKYYLAIDVGTTNWKAAVYDQVGKLIAIERVATKTHLDASGYSYYNPIEMWDDISKLCKAVTAKVAQPISAVSVTSIAEAVVGVDKNGKVLGDIIAWFDTRSIKEAEELREKLTAEKLYEITGLDVNPIFSLPKIMWIRKHWPEVYQNAYKWLQMGDYMLFCLTGECVTDYTFASRTLAFDVVANEWSREILDMVDVPVDMLPRVCQSGTTIGTISSAVAELTGITAGAKVVVGGNDHPCASIAAGAIRGDKILDSSGTAESFIYISKKDAVPNMTFEGQRTCRYLQKDRYALWGGIICSGRSFDWAYEILTSSECFGIKQDEYSYAQILAQLENEKGAEKGLLFYPHMRGAGAPYWNPKASGSFVGLRDTHSAKNMLRSVLEGLSMQARMIVDMEEKLAGVNVESLCVVGGSSHNKVWQTIKASVTNKDIELCFEAEATSQGAAMLAAIGDGMYKDIEEVSEMLASKNIIIHPDPKMVPIYDEIYQIYKEGYESMKNFNTQLYNIQEKFRG, via the coding sequence ATGAAATATTATTTGGCTATTGACGTAGGAACAACAAATTGGAAAGCCGCAGTATATGACCAAGTCGGCAAATTAATTGCAATAGAACGTGTTGCCACCAAAACGCACCTCGATGCTTCTGGATATAGCTATTATAATCCTATAGAAATGTGGGACGATATTAGCAAGCTCTGCAAAGCTGTTACTGCCAAAGTGGCGCAGCCCATTTCTGCTGTATCTGTAACTAGCATTGCAGAAGCAGTGGTTGGCGTGGATAAAAATGGTAAAGTTTTGGGCGACATCATCGCTTGGTTCGATACTCGTAGTATAAAAGAAGCAGAAGAGCTTAGAGAAAAACTGACTGCAGAAAAACTATATGAAATTACTGGCCTCGATGTAAATCCTATTTTTTCGTTGCCAAAAATCATGTGGATACGAAAACACTGGCCTGAAGTTTATCAAAATGCTTATAAATGGCTACAAATGGGAGATTACATGCTTTTTTGCCTAACGGGAGAATGTGTAACTGACTATACATTTGCATCGCGCACACTTGCTTTTGATGTTGTGGCAAATGAGTGGTCGAGAGAAATATTAGATATGGTCGATGTGCCTGTAGACATGCTACCAAGAGTATGCCAAAGTGGCACGACAATCGGTACAATTAGCTCTGCCGTTGCTGAATTAACTGGAATTACTGCAGGGGCCAAAGTTGTCGTTGGTGGAAATGATCATCCTTGCGCATCCATTGCGGCAGGTGCGATTAGAGGCGACAAAATATTGGATAGCTCTGGGACTGCAGAATCATTTATCTACATTTCCAAAAAAGATGCCGTGCCTAACATGACTTTTGAAGGTCAACGCACTTGCAGATATTTGCAAAAAGATAGATACGCACTTTGGGGCGGAATTATTTGCTCTGGTCGAAGCTTTGACTGGGCATATGAAATTTTAACGTCTTCTGAATGCTTTGGCATTAAGCAAGATGAGTATAGTTATGCGCAAATATTGGCACAGCTAGAAAACGAAAAGGGTGCCGAAAAGGGCTTACTGTTCTATCCGCATATGCGAGGTGCTGGTGCGCCATATTGGAATCCAAAAGCTTCTGGCTCGTTTGTTGGGCTTCGCGATACGCATTCTGCCAAAAACATGCTTCGAAGCGTACTAGAAGGACTTTCTATGCAAGCCAGAATGATTGTCGATATGGAAGAAAAGCTTGCAGGAGTGAATGTAGAATCTCTATGCGTTGTTGGCGGAAGCTCCCATAACAAAGTTTGGCAAACTATTAAGGCAAGCGTTACCAACAAAGATATCGAATTGTGCTTTGAAGCCGAAGCAACATCTCAGGGTGCAGCAATGCTGGCTGCTATCGGTGACGGTATGTATAAGGATATAGAAGAGGTATCCGAAATGCTTGCTAGCAAAAATATAATTATCCATCCAGATCCAAAAATGGTTCCTATTTATGACGAGATATATCAGATTTATAAAGAGGGCTATGAATCTATGAAAAATTTTAATACTCAGCTCTATAATATTCAAGAAAAATTTAGGGGGTAA
- a CDS encoding class II fructose-bisphosphate aldolase translates to MLITLKEIFKYAGDNVAIGAFNIHNLEFIKGVVQAAEETQRPAIMMINEAVLKYGGIEILGGAAIAAAKKASVDMAVMVDHGEDIDFLKKCIDFGLDIMFDGSHLPFEENIKLTKMMADYAHSHNRSIEGEIGQLGLSEDGDEETEQKITSVEEAVTFASKTDIDVLAISVGNVHGFYKGEAKINVPRIKEISSALEKMPIVMHGGSDIPSEIMRASIQAGIKKFNIATDLKHAYALTMYDLMHQDTMPIQPLQLFPVVADAVAAVAAEKIKIFSSEV, encoded by the coding sequence ATGTTAATAACTTTAAAAGAAATTTTTAAATATGCAGGCGACAATGTCGCTATTGGTGCATTTAATATTCACAACCTAGAATTTATCAAAGGCGTAGTCCAAGCAGCAGAAGAAACCCAGCGTCCTGCTATTATGATGATTAATGAGGCAGTTTTAAAATATGGCGGAATCGAAATATTGGGTGGTGCAGCCATTGCAGCGGCTAAGAAGGCAAGCGTTGACATGGCCGTTATGGTTGACCATGGCGAAGATATCGATTTTCTCAAAAAATGTATAGATTTTGGTTTAGATATTATGTTTGACGGATCTCACTTGCCATTTGAAGAGAATATCAAACTTACCAAAATGATGGCAGATTATGCGCATTCACACAATCGTTCCATCGAAGGCGAAATTGGTCAGCTGGGGCTTAGTGAAGATGGAGATGAAGAAACTGAACAAAAAATTACTTCTGTAGAAGAGGCTGTTACATTTGCATCAAAAACCGATATCGATGTTCTAGCAATCTCTGTTGGAAATGTTCATGGATTTTATAAAGGTGAGGCAAAGATTAACGTGCCACGCATTAAAGAAATTAGTTCTGCACTAGAAAAAATGCCTATAGTAATGCACGGTGGCTCCGACATTCCTTCTGAAATTATGCGCGCTTCTATTCAGGCCGGCATCAAAAAATTTAATATAGCCACAGATCTAAAACACGCATATGCGCTAACAATGTATGATCTTATGCACCAAGACACAATGCCTATTCAACCATTGCAATTATTTCCTGTAGTTGCAGATGCTGTTGCCGCGGTAGCAGCAGAAAAAATCAAGATATTTAGTTCGGAGGTTTAA
- a CDS encoding sugar phosphate isomerase/epimerase family protein has translation MKLACAVSTYPTSFGPIVFKDGNLKENFDLMKKYGYQGMDLFIKKTSREQLLEYKKLIKDYGMDVVTLFAIYLGESGVKLSEKDPALRRRNVDLMKEQLDNAKELDSVGLGLGYIRGAHSEDETEADAKKRIAEALYEIGDYAAQIGSTILLEPINRYEINTINKATDAVDFIKENNLKGVTLQLDMFHMNIEDKSIPYAIEYAKGLISNLHVSSSNRYAVGTGHFDFAEVTAALRKVGYDGFLTLEAFSTDADETLRMTAENLKKYL, from the coding sequence ATGAAATTAGCTTGTGCGGTATCAACTTATCCAACATCGTTTGGACCTATCGTATTTAAAGATGGTAATCTTAAAGAAAATTTTGACTTGATGAAAAAATATGGCTACCAAGGAATGGACCTTTTTATCAAAAAAACTTCTAGAGAGCAATTGCTAGAATACAAGAAACTTATTAAGGATTATGGAATGGATGTTGTAACACTTTTTGCCATATATTTAGGAGAAAGTGGAGTTAAGCTTTCTGAAAAAGATCCTGCTCTTCGCAGACGCAATGTTGATTTGATGAAAGAGCAGCTAGATAATGCAAAGGAACTTGATTCTGTTGGACTTGGACTTGGATATATTAGAGGAGCTCACTCAGAAGATGAGACAGAAGCCGATGCTAAGAAGAGAATAGCAGAAGCATTATATGAAATTGGCGACTATGCAGCTCAAATTGGTTCTACTATTTTGTTAGAGCCTATCAATCGCTACGAAATAAACACTATTAATAAAGCCACTGATGCGGTCGATTTTATTAAAGAGAACAATCTAAAGGGCGTAACTCTCCAGCTTGATATGTTTCACATGAACATCGAAGACAAATCTATCCCTTATGCTATCGAATATGCAAAGGGGCTAATATCCAATCTTCACGTATCGTCTAGCAATAGATATGCAGTGGGAACTGGTCACTTTGACTTTGCAGAAGTTACTGCAGCGCTTAGAAAAGTGGGTTATGATGGATTTTTGACATTAGAAGCGTTTTCTACAGATGCTGATGAAACACTCAGAATGACTGCAGAAAATTTGAAAAAATATTTATAG
- a CDS encoding aldose 1-epimerase family protein, with amino-acid sequence MIYTIKNDHLTAQINSLGAELISVQNNDGKEYIFQPSEIWVGQSKNLFPNIALAKDNYTIIRGKQYPMNQHGFLKNMEMEVVSQSADSIAFKLTDNAETAQFVPYKFTVIIEFAVVDDTVIQTYKVSNHEDEAMYFGIGCHTGFATAPDSFVDFGTNNNITELIRENMQYMTGETKPYPLENGKIFVTPKYFSDGAHILEGFDNKELTLINPSLESSVKINFADFTYITLWSTTDAETVLCMMPWCALPDAIDSTHIFEEKKGNVMLEGHKIFIAKQVFTFNDL; translated from the coding sequence ATGATTTATACGATTAAAAACGATCACCTGACAGCGCAGATCAATTCACTCGGTGCGGAGCTTATTAGTGTACAAAATAATGACGGCAAAGAGTATATCTTTCAACCTTCTGAAATATGGGTTGGTCAATCTAAAAATTTGTTTCCAAACATTGCTTTAGCAAAAGATAACTATACTATAATTCGAGGCAAACAATATCCTATGAATCAGCACGGTTTTTTGAAAAATATGGAAATGGAAGTAGTTTCCCAATCTGCTGATAGTATTGCATTTAAATTGACTGATAATGCCGAAACTGCCCAATTTGTGCCATATAAATTTACAGTAATTATCGAATTTGCAGTTGTAGATGATACTGTTATTCAAACCTATAAGGTAAGCAATCACGAAGATGAGGCTATGTATTTTGGAATTGGTTGCCACACCGGCTTTGCTACTGCTCCTGATAGCTTTGTGGATTTTGGCACTAATAATAATATAACCGAGCTAATTCGAGAAAACATGCAATATATGACCGGCGAGACAAAACCTTATCCTTTAGAAAACGGCAAAATTTTTGTGACCCCTAAATATTTTTCAGATGGGGCACATATATTAGAAGGTTTTGATAATAAAGAGTTGACGCTTATCAATCCTTCACTTGAAAGTAGTGTAAAAATTAATTTTGCGGATTTCACTTATATCACATTATGGAGTACTACAGATGCGGAGACAGTTTTATGTATGATGCCTTGGTGCGCATTACCTGATGCTATCGATTCAACTCATATTTTTGAAGAGAAAAAAGGCAATGTAATGTTAGAAGGACATAAAATTTTTATTGCTAAGCAAGTGTTTACATTTAATGATTTATAA
- a CDS encoding EAL domain-containing protein, with protein MQNKKRFKIHSDIVELWKCEIEKGKPHKLYSMISLINDQKWLERVSPTEIFEHWYTGIQEEYRFLVDEIITKIVNNTVLDESEIVYPWTDDSGKTEWLRTGGRIYKRLSDKIIIMGYHQKISEISILEYSEYIAEYLVNVQKNNVTLRSSSNDRLAICRTGESIDYDYFQEIVPLDLLSSTEKINLKDWLEVPHVAMGLGEYSARSIIYQNEVHPMDRYMKLTAKATRYENGVLREFLLSIKDIDDSVRRRERALFLTKAIANLEYLLKDEEIKLTLEEKNSKNLINHFHSSLQNEEFEVYYQPKYDPTKRLINGAEALVRWNFQKKQLISPIEFIPEFEKNGYIIELDKYVWRKACEYINKHNLDILVSVNVSMRHLEDPEFKAYITKLVKEYDIDPGRLCLEFTETAHHEDIKYIYETLIDLQDKGLKLSLDDFGAGYSSLTLLKDIPVHEIKIDKSLVNSLAENEKASFILETIAMMSHKLNVHTVVEGVETNEQLKILKQLGFNTIQGYLFSRPLPEDDFIALLKETNTEPLPQEEKRFINH; from the coding sequence ATGCAAAATAAGAAAAGATTTAAAATTCATAGTGATATAGTTGAATTGTGGAAATGCGAAATAGAAAAAGGGAAGCCTCATAAGCTATACTCTATGATTTCTTTGATAAACGATCAAAAATGGTTGGAAAGAGTAAGTCCTACAGAAATTTTTGAACATTGGTATACTGGAATTCAAGAGGAGTATAGATTTTTAGTAGATGAAATAATAACAAAAATTGTTAATAATACAGTATTGGATGAGTCCGAAATAGTATACCCTTGGACAGATGACTCGGGTAAGACCGAGTGGTTACGAACAGGAGGTCGCATATATAAACGATTGTCAGATAAAATTATTATTATGGGATATCATCAAAAAATATCAGAGATAAGCATATTAGAATACTCAGAATATATAGCAGAATATCTAGTGAATGTGCAAAAAAATAACGTTACTCTAAGAAGCAGTAGCAATGATAGACTTGCTATTTGTAGAACGGGAGAATCTATAGACTATGATTATTTTCAAGAAATAGTGCCGCTAGATTTATTAAGCTCTACAGAAAAAATTAATCTAAAAGATTGGCTAGAAGTACCACATGTAGCGATGGGGCTGGGAGAATATTCTGCACGAAGTATAATATATCAAAATGAAGTACATCCCATGGATCGATACATGAAGCTTACAGCTAAAGCGACTCGATATGAAAATGGCGTATTGCGAGAATTTCTGTTGTCTATTAAAGATATCGATGACAGTGTAAGGCGACGAGAACGTGCTCTGTTTCTAACAAAGGCAATAGCCAATTTAGAATATTTGCTAAAGGATGAGGAAATTAAGTTAACATTAGAAGAAAAAAATAGCAAAAATTTGATAAATCATTTCCATTCTTCGCTACAAAATGAAGAGTTTGAAGTATACTATCAGCCTAAATATGATCCTACGAAAAGATTAATCAATGGGGCAGAAGCGTTGGTTAGATGGAATTTTCAGAAAAAGCAGTTAATAAGCCCAATAGAATTTATCCCGGAATTTGAAAAAAATGGGTATATTATAGAGTTAGATAAGTATGTATGGCGTAAGGCTTGCGAATATATAAATAAGCATAATTTGGATATATTAGTTTCTGTAAATGTTTCTATGAGGCATTTAGAGGACCCAGAATTTAAAGCGTACATCACTAAATTAGTGAAAGAATATGATATCGATCCCGGAAGGCTTTGCTTGGAATTTACAGAAACAGCTCATCACGAAGATATCAAATATATATACGAGACTCTAATAGATTTGCAAGACAAAGGATTAAAGCTATCACTCGATGATTTTGGAGCAGGCTATTCTAGCCTCACATTGCTAAAAGATATTCCAGTTCACGAAATTAAGATCGATAAATCGTTGGTAAATAGTCTAGCTGAAAATGAGAAGGCATCGTTTATCTTAGAGACTATTGCTATGATGAGTCATAAATTGAATGTCCATACAGTTGTAGAAGGTGTAGAGACAAATGAGCAATTGAAAATTCTAAAACAATTAGGGTTTAATACAATTCAGGGATACTTATTTAGTAGGCCTCTTCCAGAAGATGATTTTATTGCTTTATTAAAGGAGACCAATACTGAACCCCTCCCGCAGGAGGAGAAAAGATTTATAAATCATTAA